One genomic segment of Hordeum vulgare subsp. vulgare chromosome 2H, MorexV3_pseudomolecules_assembly, whole genome shotgun sequence includes these proteins:
- the LOC123431309 gene encoding peroxidase 2-like, whose amino-acid sequence MAALSRAAMVLTMMGLAATSALSQPSLISMTTDVPLPDGLSYDFHALSCNNLQNMVRDAVQGAIARDAGVVPGLLRLFFHDCFPQGCDASILLTGGNSEQNMGQNVGLRRSVLDLIESIRATVHRACGPTVSCADITSLATKEAVMQSRLPGYDVPLGRRDSLTPATAQQVGILPGPDSNVQQLVRTFADRGFDKMDLVALSGAHTVGKASCGSFRSRAGENADFVRMLQQVCARNPRHLQDLDVATPNTFDNRYYNNLQVGRGVLNSDMALTLDGDTKNWVNNFAGNQGWFFSQFSTSMRKLAHLPGGNIGEIRNNCFRRNGNGDSVVLASEGFAASV is encoded by the exons ATGGCGGCGTTGAGCAGGGCAGCGATGGTGTTGACCATGATGGGCCTCGCTGCCACTTCAGCCCTTTCACAGCCGTCGTTGATCTCCATGACCACCGACGTGCCCCTTCCCGACGGCCTGTCCTACGACTTCCACGCCTTGTCCTGCAACAACCTGCAGAACATGGTGCGCGACGCCGTGCAGGGAGCGATCGCGAGGGATGCCGGTGTCGTCCCCGGCCTCCTCCGCCTCTTCTTCCACGACTGCTTCCCTCAG GGCTGCGACGCGTCGATCCTGCTGACGGGAGGCAACAGTGAGCAGAACATGGGGCAGAACGTTGGGCTTCGGAGGAGCGTGCTCGACCTCATCGAGAGCATCCGCGCAACCGTGCACCGTGCATGTGGGCCCACCGTCTCCTGCGCCGACATCACCAGCCTCGCCACCAAGGAGGCCGTCATGCAGTCCAGGTTGCCAGGCTATGACGTGCCGCTCGGACGGCGGGACAGCCTCACGCCCGCCACGGCCCAGCAAGTCGGCATCCTGCCCGGACCCGACTCCAACGTCCAGCAGCTCGTGAGGACCTTCGCCGACCGCGGGTTCGACAAGATGGACCTTGTCGCGCTCTCCGGTGCGCACACGGTCGGCAAGGCGAGCTGCGGTAGCTTCAGGAGCCGCGCCGGAGAGAACGCCGACTTCGTGCGCATGCTCCAGCAAGTCTGCGCCAGAAACCCTCGCCACTTGCAGGACCTCGATGTGGCCACCCCTAACACGTTCGACAATCGCTACTACAACAATCTGCAGGTGGGGAGGGGAGTGCTCAACTCCGACATGGCGCTCACCCTCGACGGGGATACCAAGAACTGGGTCAACAACTTCGCCGGGAACCAGGGGTGGTTCTTTAGCCAGTTCAGCACCTCCATGAGGAAGCTGGCGCATTTGCCAGGAGGAAACATCGGCGAGATCCGCAACAACTGCTTCAGGCGCAATGGGAATGGAGACTCTGTCGTCCTCGCTAGTGAGGGTTTTGCAGCCTCAGTTTGA